A stretch of the Vigna radiata var. radiata cultivar VC1973A chromosome 7, Vradiata_ver6, whole genome shotgun sequence genome encodes the following:
- the LOC106766832 gene encoding protein CHAPERONE-LIKE PROTEIN OF POR1, chloroplastic yields MVVLSLSTPNLSTAFLAKKLYLREHAKTAFRTRCAVDTPYGGNVQKFPRINVWDPYRRLGISPDASEEEIWGSRNFLLQQYAGHERSEESIEAAFEKLLMASFIQRRKTKINLKSKLKKKVEESPPWVKNLLNFVELPPPEIILRRLFLFAFMGGWSIMNSAETGPAFQVAISLAACIYFLNEKTKSLGRAFIIGFGALVAGWVSGSVLVPNIPAVLLRPTWTLELLTSLVVYTFLFVACTFLK; encoded by the exons ATGGTTGTGCTTTCGCTCTCAACTCCCAACCTCTCTACCGCTTTTCTCGCTAAGAAATT GTATCTCCGAGAACACGCGAAGACAGCCTTTCGCACTAGATGCGCGGTGGACACGCCCTACGGAG GTAATGTCCAGAAATTCCCTCGAATCAATGTTTGGGATCCTTACCGTCGTCTTGGTATAAGCCCTGATGCTTCTGAAGAAGAAATCTGGGGATCAAGAAATTTTCTGTTGCAACAATATGCTGGGCATGAGAGAAGTGAAGAATCAATTGAAGCggcttttgaaaaattattgatGGCAAGCTTCATACAGAGgaggaaaacaaaaattaatttgaaaagcaagttaaaaaagaaagtagaaGAGTCTCCACCATGGGTGAAGAACTTGCTAAACTTTGTTGAACTTCCACCGCCTGAAATCATCCTCAGAAGATTGTTTCTCTTTGCCTTCATGGGTGGCTGGAGTATTATGAATTCTGCTGAAACTGGACCTGCTTTTCAG GTGGCGATCTCTTTGGCTGCTtgcatatattttcttaacGAAAAGACAAAGAGCTTGGGTAGGGCATTCATTATTGG ATTTGGAGCTCTGGTGGCTGGATGGGTATCTGGTTCAGTGCTGGTACCCAATATTCCAGCTGTGTTGCTGCGGCCAACTTGGACACTTGAACTCCTAACGTCATTGGTAGTTTATACATTCTTGTTCGTTGCTTGTACTTTTCTCAAGTGA
- the LOC106765765 gene encoding calcium sensing receptor, chloroplastic: MEISAMASSATPRPSLPTPSPHPVVTTFTKPQLRRNHIALPTSSTISLLALFAPPNEAKAAVSIAKDQIVSSLTQVEKTIDQVQEVGSSVLDTAQRVAEVIGNALKPGIETALPIVQQAGEEALKIASPAISEASKKAQEALQSSGVDTQPVITAAKTVADAAQQTTKVIDVAKPIASSTVETISSSDPTVIAGTAGALFVAYLLIPPIWSVISSNLRGYKGDLTPAQALDLISAQNYVLIDIRSEKDKDKTGIPRLPSSAKNRLVAIPLEELPSKLKGQVKNAKKLEAEIVALKISYLKKINKGSNVVILDSYSDVAKTVGRTLTSIGFKKTWIVAGGFSGNKGWLQSRLGTDSYNFSLAEVLSPSRIIPASVRAFGTTSQSSTKLLPGAD, encoded by the exons ATGGAGATTTCTGCCATGGCTTCTTCAGCTACTCCAAGACCTTCTCTTCCAACTCCTTCTCCACACCCAGTAGTCACCACTTTTACCAAACCTCAACTCAGACGCAACCACATAGCATTGCCAACCTCATCCACCATTTCGCTCCTCGCTCTCTTCGCCCCTCCCAACGAAGCCAAAGCCGCTGTCTCCATCGCCAAGGACCAGATTGTTTCGTCTCTCACCCAA GTTGAGAAAACGATTGACCAGGTTCAGGAAGTGGGTTCGAGTGTTCTGGACACGGCACAGCGTGTTGCTGAGGTAATTGGGAACGCTTTGAAGCCTGGCATCGAAACGGCGTTGCCGATTGTGCAGCAAGCTGGGGAAGAGGCCTTGAAAATTGCTTCCCCTGCCATTTCTGAAGCTTCCAAGAAAGCCCAAGAAGCGCTGCAAAGCTCTGGTGTTGATACCCAACCTGTTATCACTGCTGCTAAG ACAGTGGCAGATGCTGCACAACAAACGACCAAGGTGATTGATGTTGCCAAGCCAATAGCTTCTTCAACCGTTGAAACCATATCCTCTTCAGACCCTACTGTGATTGCTGGAACTGCAGGAGCACTATTTGTTGCCTACCTCCTGATTCCTCCTATCTGGTCTGTCATCTCCTCTAATCTTCGTGGTTACAAAG GAGACCTAACTCCTGCTCAAGCCCTTGATTTGATATCTGCACAAAACTACGTTTTGATTGATATCAGGTCAGAGAAAGATAAGGACAAGACTGGTATCCCTCGCCTTCCCTCTAGTGCTAAAAACAGGCTGGTTGCCATTCC TTTGGAAGAACTGCCAAGTAAGCTGAAAGGGCAGGTGAAGAATGCGAAGAAGTTGGAAGCTGAGATAGTGGCTTTGAAGATTTCTTATCTGAAGAAAATCAACAAAGGCAGCAACGTTGTGATCCTGGACTC GTATTCGGACGTAGCAAAAACAGTGGGAAGAACACTGACTAGCATTGGTTTTAAGAAGACATGGATCGTTGCTGGTGGATTCTCTGGGAACAAAGGGTGGTTGCAGAGTAGATTAGGAACAGATTCTTATAACTTTTCGTTGGCAGAGGTGCTGTCACCATCCAGGATCATCCCTGCATCTGTGAGAGCTTTTGGCACAACTAGCCAATCTAGCACTAAGCTTCTTCCCGGGGCTGACTAA
- the LOC106766425 gene encoding ethylene-responsive transcription factor CRF1: MYAKNTLMENIESSELSQQSQNPIEIDKPYEKRVMKIEKVGKKIEKKYLGVRQRPSGRWIAEIKDSSQKLRLWLGTFDKAEEAAFAYDSAARLLRGRNAKTNFPNPGIINNHQQDYTILGKNPRSYQLLKHAAMKNHALSPSLYSTFMPTWKNQIMMRDQHHTLVEETIVCSIPQQGSACCGISFGSSKVYSSVVVAPSFSVSSHDETA; this comes from the coding sequence ATGTATGCTAAAAATACTCTCATGGAAAACATAGAAAGCTCAGAACTTTCACAACAATCTCAAAACCCTATTGAAATAGACAAGCCCTATGAGAAGAGAGTGATGAAGATTGAAAAAGTAGGAaaaaagattgagaaaaagTATCTTGGGGTGAGACAAAGACCTTCAGGAAGGTGGATCGCTGAGATCAAGGATTCCTCACAGAAACTAAGGCTTTGGTTAGGAACTTTTGACAAAGCAGAAGAAGCTGCCTTCGCTTATGACTCTGCTGCAAGGCTTCTTAGAGGGAGAAATGCCAAAACAAACTTTCCAAACCCTGGAATCATCAACAATCATCAACAAGACTACACCATTTTGGGCAAGAATCCAAGGTCTTACCAACTTCTTAAGCATGCAGCTATGAAGAACCATGCACTTTCACCATCTCTTTATTCCACATTCATGCCCACCTGGAAAAACcagatcatgatgagagatCAACATCACACCCTTGTCGAGGAAACTATAGTTTGTTCCATTCCTCAACAAGGCTCTGCCTGCTGTGGAATTTCTTTCGGAAGTTCTAAGGTTTATTCTTCTGTTGTTGTAGCTCCTTCTTTCAGTGTTTCTTCTCATGATGAAACCGCCTAA
- the LOC106766423 gene encoding tetraspanin-11: MFRISNTVVGALNILSLLLGVAAVASSVYIHIRGGSDCQKVLQVPLLVGGIFVVLVSALGIVGSLYRVNTALYAYLFVTFALILGLAFFTVFTLFVTNRKVGQQVSGKGYGEYRVADFSHWLQRYVVNNKNWDEVKSCLMDAHVCQNLAINGGRNNDFLIFKHLSTTQSGCCKPPAYCGFIMKNGTFWEVPKKGPAVNNSDCSTWNNREDKLCYDCNSCKGGVLANIRNQWRRLTVFNACVLLVVTAIYALGCYAIKNNRFDSQCNHPKTPSP, translated from the exons ATGTTCCGCATTAGCAACACCGTTGTCGGCGCGCTCAACATTCTCTCCTTGCTCCTGGGCGTGGCCGCCGTGGCCTCCTCCGTTTACATCCACATCCGCGGCGGCTCCGACTGCCAGAAGGTCCTGCAGGTGCCGCTTCTAGTCGGCGGCATCTTCGTTGTGCTCGTCTCCGCCTTGGGAATCGTGGGGTCGCTGTACCGCGTCAACACGGCGCTCTACGCCTATCTCTTCGTCACGTTCGCGCTCATCTTGGGCCTCGCCTTCTTCACCGTCTTCACGCTATTCGTGACGAACAGGAAGGTGGGGCAGCAGGTTTCCGGCAAGGGCTACGGCGAGTACAGGGTGGCCGATTTCTCGCACTGGCTGCAGCGCTACGTCGTCAACAACAAGAACTGGGACGAGGTGAAGAGTTGCTTGATGGACGCGCACGTGTGTCAGAACCTCGCCATCAACGGTGGCCGCAACAACGACTTCCTCATTTTCAAACACCTATCAACTACGCAG tcTGGTTGTTGTAAACCACCAGCGTATTGTGGGTTCATAATGAAGAATGGTACGTTCTGGGAAGTGCCAAAAAAGGGTCCAGCAGTGAATAATTCTGACTGCAGCACTTGGAATAACAGAGAAGACAAACTGTGCTACGATTGCAATTCATGCAAGGGAGGGGTTTTGGCTAACATAAGGAACCAATGGAGACGTCTCACTGTATTCAACGCATGCGTGCTTTTGGTCGTCACTGCCATATATGCCTTGGGCTGCTATGCCATCAAGAACAACAGATTCGATTCACAGTGCAACCACCCCAAAACACCATCTCCTTGA